From Phragmites australis chromosome 5, lpPhrAust1.1, whole genome shotgun sequence, a single genomic window includes:
- the LOC133917743 gene encoding uncharacterized protein LOC133917743: MSNSAGSVKTVFEDQVRGVVCYRDDRGVVICEGYDDGLRLEMRLPEKACFPWPMGIRVTDFIELSTLRVLEDADAVHPSWNDQKRHF; the protein is encoded by the exons ATGAGCAACTCTGCAGGATCTGTCAAGACG GTGTTTGAGGACCAGGTGAGAGGCGTGGTGTGCTACAGAGATGACAGAGGAGTGGTGATCTGCGAAGGGTACGACGACGGGCTGAGGCTCGAGATGCGGCTGCCGGAGAAGGCCTGCTTTCCATG GCCAATGGGAATCCGGGTCACCGATTTCATCGAGCTGTCGACGCTTCGAGTCTTGGAAGACGCAGATGCCGTGCATCCCAGCTGGAATGATCAGAAGAGGCATTTCTGA
- the LOC133917742 gene encoding pectinesterase-like: METFGGASSRERQDKRRLLSAIVAWSCAMATVLALATVVPVAAREGHEAASTSNVAVVSRVATSAVAPPWSKNVTLICRSTPYPSACETALTSAEAVRSAGDPFAASVQFAMARATSTSALARNLSASARTVPLLGMHDCVELLDISLAQLGDALAGSSADADGATTWLSAALTNQGTCNDSLAAVPASAGRDALRHQVAALAQFISTALALHVNKIKGSSGIPQTSSAPAPSPRGSTFPSWLSERDKKLLEFPVTNITPDAVVALDSSGTHRSINEAIAAVTAAAPVGSEARGGHVVGGARRKVIHVKAGRYEESVSISYQQENVILMGDGKGKTIVDGHKSVADGYTTYSSATVTAMGSGFIAKGLSIVNSAGPGKGQAVALLVGGDRSVVYQCKIQAYQDTLFAHSNRQFYAEDDISGTVDFIFGNSAVVIQSCDIQARKPSPGQEDVITAQGRSDVNQNTGTSIHRCRITGASDLAGTPVYLGRPWHKYARTVVMESVLDGSIAPAGWLEWSDQSALGTVYYGEYENTGPGAATNGRVTWKGVHTSMSTVDAWWFTVKLLIQGDSWLGSTGVPYTSGL; this comes from the exons ATGGAAACGTTTGGTGGGGCAAGCTCGCGAGAGAGGCAAGACAAGAGAAGGTTACTATCAGCTATTGTTGCGTGGTCTTGCGCCATGGCCACGGTGCTAGCTCTCGCGACGGTGGTGCCTGTTGCTGCCAGAGAGGGACACGAGGCGGCATCGACGAGCAATGTGGCCGTCGTCTCCAGGGTCGCCACCTCGGCAGTGGCGCCGCCCTGGAGCAAGAACGTCACGTTGATCTGTCGGTCGACGCCGTACCCGAGCGCATGCGAGACGGCGCTCACGTCGGCGGAGGCGGTGCGGTCGGCCGGTGACCCATTCGCGGCGTCCGTGCAGTTCGCGATGGCCCGGGCCACGTCGACGAGCGCGCTGGCACGCAACCTCTCCGCGTCCGCGCGGACCGTGCCGCTGTTGGGCATGCACGACTGCGTCGAGCTCCTCGACATCAGCCTCGCCCAGCTCGGCGACGCGCTCGCGGGCTCCTCGGCCGACGCGGACGGGGCGACGACGTGGCTCAGCGCCGCGCTGACGAACCAGGGCACGTGCAACGACAGCCTCGCCGCCGTGCCGGCCTCCGCGGGGCGCGACGCTTTGCGGCATCAGGTCGCCGCGCTCGCGCAGTTCATCAGCACTGCGCTGGCGCTGCACGTCAACAAGATCAAGGGCAGTAGTGGCATCCCCCAGACCTCCTCCGCGCCCGCGCCGTCACCGAGAGGTAGCACGTTCCCGTCCTGGTTGTCCGAACGCGACAAGAAACTCCTGGAGTTCCCGGTGACCAACATCACACCTGACGCCGTGGTGGCGCTGGACAGCAGCGGGACGCACAGAAGCATCAATGAGGCGATCGCCGCCGTCACGGCGGCAGCGCCGGTTGGCTCCGAGGCGCGCGGTGGCCACGTAGTAGGAGGAGCTAGGAGGAAGGTGATCCACGTGAAGGCCGGGCGGTACGAGGAGAGCGTGAGCATCTCGTACCAGCAGGAGAACGTGATACTGATGGGCGACGGCAAGGGGAAGACGATCGTCGACGGGCACAAGAGCGTCGCCGACGGCTACACCACCTACTCCTCCGCCACCGTCA CTGCGATGGGCTCGGGCTTCATCGCCAAAGGCCTGAGCATCGTCAACAGCGCCGGGCCGGGGAAGGGCCAAGCCGTGGCGCTGCTGGTCGGCGGCGACCGCTCCGTCGTGTACCAGTGCAAAATCCAGGCGTACCAGGACACGCTCTTCGCGCACTCCAACCGCCAGTTCTACGCCGAGGACGACATCTCCGGCACGGTGGACTTCATCTTCGGCAACTCCGCTGTTGTCATCCAGAGCTGCGACATCCAGGCCAGGAAGCCCAGCCCGGGCCAGGAGGACGTCATCACGGCGCAGGGCCGGAGCGACGTGAACCAGAACACCGGGACCTCCATCCACAGGTGTCGGATCACAGGCGCGTCGGACCTCGCCGGCACGCCGGTGTATCTGGGCCGTCCGTGGCACAAGTACGCGCGGACGGTCGTGATGGAGAGCGTCCTGGACGGCTCGATTGCGCCGGCTGGGTGGCTCGAGTGGTCGGATCAGTCCGCGCTGGGTACGGTGTACTATGGGGAGTACGAAAACACCGGGCCCGGTGCGGCGACAAATGGGCGGGTGACGTGGAAGGGAGTGCACACGTCAATGTCCACCGTGGACGCCTGGTGGTTTACTGTGAAGCTGTTAATCCAGGGGGACTCGTGGTTGGGGAGCACTGGAGTTCCTTACACATCTGGACTGTAA